In Nitrospirota bacterium, a single genomic region encodes these proteins:
- a CDS encoding DUF2249 domain-containing protein → MIEKLKSLPKEKIVDLDVRPELDAGRDPFNLIIKTLGSMSDDQVLHLVIVFEPVPLYTVLQMKGYDHKTEQINGLWHIYFYKGETGAPAGKIAGNEESASEEQKTIEIDVRGLEPPEPMVKILELLPQVGKNSTLLVHHHREPVMLYDKLEHLGFQASSEKIQEGYYKVRITKKG, encoded by the coding sequence ATGATAGAGAAACTGAAAAGTTTACCAAAGGAAAAGATTGTAGATCTGGATGTGCGACCTGAATTAGATGCCGGCAGGGACCCGTTCAACCTCATAATAAAGACACTTGGCAGTATGAGCGATGATCAGGTGTTACACCTGGTTATCGTTTTCGAACCGGTGCCATTGTATACAGTATTGCAGATGAAGGGCTATGATCACAAAACAGAACAGATAAATGGATTATGGCATATTTACTTTTACAAAGGCGAAACAGGGGCCCCGGCAGGCAAAATTGCCGGGAATGAAGAATCTGCCTCTGAAGAGCAAAAGACCATTGAGATTGACGTCCGGGGCCTCGAACCGCCGGAGCCTATGGTAAAGATACTTGAGCTGCTTCCACAGGTTGGTAAGAATTCCACCCTGCTCGTACATCATCACCGCGAACCTGTTATGCTTTATGACAAGCTCGAGCACCTTGGGTTTCAGGCATCTTCAGAAAAGATACAAGAGGGATATTACAAGGTCAGGATTACAAAGAAGGGGTAG
- a CDS encoding DUF2249 domain-containing protein yields the protein MQTEKKIVELDVRVIPPRDKHPRIFQTFDSLNPGEILLIINDHDPVPLKYQFEFERQGKYGWKYIAQGPEIWKVEIEKKQ from the coding sequence ATGCAAACAGAAAAAAAGATTGTAGAACTTGACGTAAGGGTTATACCACCGAGGGATAAGCATCCACGGATATTTCAGACATTTGACAGCCTGAATCCGGGTGAAATATTACTGATTATTAATGATCATGACCCGGTGCCGCTTAAGTATCAGTTTGAGTTTGAGAGGCAGGGCAAATATGGATGGAAGTATATCGCGCAGGGGCCGGAGATATGGAAGGTGGAAATAGAAAAAAAACAATAG
- a CDS encoding DUF542 domain-containing protein, with amino-acid sequence MPGITKEMTVNQVLKLYPKSVGIFTTFNIDACCGGNRSLEQAAREDKAVLDDLMKALDQCVI; translated from the coding sequence ATGCCGGGAATAACTAAAGAGATGACAGTCAATCAGGTGTTGAAACTCTACCCTAAGAGTGTCGGTATATTTACCACGTTTAACATAGATGCCTGTTGTGGCGGAAACAGAAGCCTTGAACAGGCAGCCAGGGAAGATAAGGCTGTCCTGGATGACTTAATGAAGGCTCTTGATCAATGTGTAATATAA
- a CDS encoding Crp/Fnr family transcriptional regulator, giving the protein MTSKKEFLKNLPMFSSLSDTDLTGISNMAQEFIYNNGEYVFYEGDSPDWFCIVKEGNIKAIKQAEDGKEIIMHMFKAGDTFGEVAVFDRRPYPASALTVGKTTVIKFHHTHCFEILETMPEVAAKFLLTMGRKQREFVERIEAALTARVEKRIAATLLKLANMTDKDRGKSINLHLTRKDIASMVGTTIETTIRVMSRFQKEGVIETAKSGITILKPDRLQEIIGQESDN; this is encoded by the coding sequence ATGACTTCCAAAAAAGAATTTCTAAAAAACCTTCCGATGTTTTCTTCACTCTCGGATACAGACCTAACCGGAATATCCAACATGGCACAGGAGTTTATCTATAATAATGGTGAATATGTCTTCTATGAAGGAGACTCACCGGATTGGTTTTGTATAGTTAAAGAGGGGAATATTAAGGCAATAAAGCAGGCAGAAGATGGTAAAGAGATAATAATGCACATGTTCAAGGCCGGGGATACGTTTGGTGAGGTTGCAGTGTTTGACAGGAGGCCATACCCCGCATCTGCGCTTACCGTGGGAAAAACTACAGTTATTAAGTTTCACCATACTCACTGTTTTGAAATCCTTGAAACAATGCCTGAGGTTGCTGCCAAGTTCCTTCTGACTATGGGCAGGAAACAACGAGAGTTCGTAGAACGGATTGAGGCGGCTCTGACTGCCAGGGTAGAAAAAAGGATTGCAGCCACTCTTTTGAAACTTGCCAATATGACTGATAAAGACCGTGGGAAGAGTATTAATCTGCACCTGACTCGTAAGGATATAGCAAGTATGGTTGGAACCACAATAGAGACCACCATAAGGGTAATGAGCAGATTCCAGAAGGAGGGGGTCATAGAGACAGCAAAAAGTGGAATTACTATCCTCAAGCCTGACAGACTCCAGGAGATCATCGGACAAGAAAGTGATAATTAG
- a CDS encoding aconitate hydratase, giving the protein MGANLTQKIIQEHLVSGSMEAGKSISVRIDQTLTQDATGTMAYLQFEAMGVPRVKTKLSVSYVDHNTLQQDYMNPDDHLFLQSIAAKHGIYFSRPGNGICHQIHMERFGVPGTTLLGSDSHTPTGGGVGQIAIGAGGLDVAFAMAGKPFGLKMPEVVNVRLTGKLPEWVSAKDVILELLRRVGVKGGVGKVFEYSGPGVATLAVPERATITNMGAETGATTSVFPSDEVTKAWLESQGRGDQYVALSADKDAVYSDTIEIDLSSLVPLLAVDPSPGDVKTVEELAGMKVDQVAVGSCTNSSFRDLAIFAEILNGKVVNPNVSVTVSPGSRAVYQQIEKSGHLSMLIAAGVRILEATCGPCIGQGGAPPSGGVTVRTFNRNFAGRTGTKSAKAYLVSPEVAGACALTAVMTDPRTLGKAPVIKITSPVIDDRMIIPPYTEEAAKQVKIIRGPNIAPLPEFRPLPDKISGEVLLYLGDNITTDHIQPAGKYLPLRSNVPEYARKATFVQVDPTFASRAEALRDSGGYGFIVGGENYGQGSSREHAGLCPMFLGVKAVITTSFARIHLANLINFGILPLTFANPEDYGKIKQGDKVTLNTSDISSELLTLVVNGGTEIKLKPAFSEKDIPMLKAGGALAMI; this is encoded by the coding sequence ATGGGAGCAAATCTTACCCAAAAAATCATACAGGAGCATTTGGTCTCCGGCAGTATGGAGGCTGGCAAGTCAATATCTGTCAGGATTGATCAGACGTTGACCCAGGACGCAACAGGTACAATGGCATATCTTCAGTTTGAGGCTATGGGTGTACCAAGGGTAAAGACAAAGCTGTCGGTAAGTTATGTTGACCATAACACATTACAGCAGGATTATATGAACCCTGATGATCACCTGTTTCTCCAGAGCATAGCTGCAAAACACGGGATTTACTTCTCCCGTCCTGGTAATGGTATCTGTCACCAGATTCACATGGAACGTTTCGGAGTTCCTGGAACGACCCTGTTAGGCTCGGACAGCCATACCCCTACCGGAGGAGGTGTCGGGCAGATTGCGATAGGTGCGGGTGGTCTTGACGTGGCATTCGCTATGGCGGGGAAGCCGTTTGGCCTGAAGATGCCTGAAGTTGTAAATGTTCGGCTTACAGGGAAATTGCCTGAATGGGTTTCCGCCAAGGATGTAATCCTTGAGCTATTAAGGCGTGTTGGTGTAAAAGGCGGGGTTGGGAAGGTCTTTGAATATTCCGGGCCGGGAGTCGCGACACTTGCTGTTCCTGAACGTGCCACGATTACTAATATGGGCGCTGAAACCGGTGCAACCACGTCAGTGTTTCCAAGTGATGAGGTGACTAAGGCATGGCTTGAGAGTCAGGGTCGCGGTGATCAGTATGTAGCTCTGTCTGCTGATAAGGATGCTGTTTACAGCGATACTATAGAAATTGACCTGTCGTCATTAGTCCCGCTGCTGGCTGTTGATCCAAGTCCGGGAGATGTAAAAACAGTAGAAGAACTTGCCGGTATGAAAGTTGACCAGGTTGCCGTCGGCAGTTGTACCAATAGTTCTTTCCGTGATCTGGCAATATTTGCAGAGATACTAAATGGTAAGGTCGTAAATCCTAATGTCTCAGTTACAGTTTCTCCCGGATCCCGTGCTGTTTATCAACAGATTGAGAAGTCAGGGCATTTATCCATGCTCATTGCAGCCGGGGTCAGGATACTGGAGGCAACTTGCGGCCCATGTATAGGGCAGGGCGGTGCGCCGCCAAGTGGTGGAGTGACTGTCAGGACCTTTAACAGAAATTTCGCCGGTAGAACAGGTACGAAGTCGGCTAAGGCATATTTGGTTAGTCCTGAGGTTGCAGGGGCATGCGCATTAACAGCCGTAATGACAGATCCCAGGACTCTGGGAAAGGCCCCTGTGATTAAAATAACATCTCCGGTTATAGATGACAGGATGATTATCCCTCCATATACTGAAGAAGCTGCAAAACAGGTGAAGATTATTCGTGGACCCAATATTGCCCCTCTTCCTGAATTCAGACCTCTGCCGGATAAAATCTCTGGTGAGGTGCTGCTCTATCTTGGAGACAATATAACAACTGATCATATTCAGCCTGCCGGAAAATACCTGCCGCTCAGGTCTAATGTTCCTGAGTACGCACGCAAGGCAACATTTGTGCAGGTTGACCCTACATTTGCGAGCCGTGCAGAGGCATTGCGTGACAGTGGAGGTTATGGATTTATTGTGGGGGGTGAAAACTACGGACAGGGTTCCAGTCGTGAACACGCAGGACTTTGCCCCATGTTTCTCGGGGTCAAGGCAGTAATTACAACCTCATTTGCCAGGATACATCTTGCAAACCTTATTAATTTTGGTATCCTTCCTCTTACATTTGCCAATCCTGAAGATTACGGAAAAATTAAGCAGGGAGATAAGGTCACGTTGAATACATCTGACATATCGTCTGAGCTGCTTACTCTGGTTGTAAATGGAGGAACAGAGATCAAACTTAAACCGGCATTTTCAGAGAAGGACATCCCTATGCTTAAGGCTGGTGGAGCCCTTGCCATGATTTAG
- a CDS encoding DNA internalization-related competence protein ComEC/Rec2, with protein MRQPLVIITLFYIYGIATADLFHYFPISTMTITVLVLITISGINRYRGKPLLVPILIMVTAISFGFSYTIYMERIPANDISNFASGEKMTITGTVSEPATHYSQRVVATLKSATIRKENHEVPASGMIRLTIYDPETELDYGNEIRFTGRLKNIRGFKNPCMFDYANYVSRKGIRAGASSGKKEAIIITGEAGNPIMKKIYRWREEIRLSIIHGLSFQSSAVLQAMIIGATGDLTPELRDKFTAAGVTHILSISGSHLGFVTFLAFFLTRCLFTHLPHSLFLRMTLYTTPSKISAIATIPPIIFYSVLSGGETATIRSLIMAIVFLLAILIERDDDPVCTLAMAALLVLIWDPQGLFDISFQLSYTAVLSMIITVSRYNDTGDGKVITKWHKVWQRKLMLLLLLTFSATVSTTPIVTHYFNQITWAGLLSNMIIIPYAGFTIVPIGLFTSCLGLILNVDVIPLAKFNEILLTLFLKMTDIFAGLPFSVIHTPSPDIIFIFFSYLLLISLFYLKQRWAKITLLISLFLIAVLIAGRMFSKPDKEMMRVTFLDVGQGDSAIIEFPGRKFMVVDGGGTFSDTFDIGRAVVAPYLWNKGIRSIDYMVLSHPQRDHVGGLIYLLDQFHVSEVWSNGITSPATYLFDRRIREKGIRHLKVNNNMEQKTIGGCSVQILNPPPDISGFQTENSRLINDLSVVMKITCNDNSILLTGDIEKEQIRKMDAGRTILRSNIIKVPHHGARGSVDSNFISYVRPDIAVISAGYQNSYHHPSAEAISLYKRAGTAIYRTDLDGAIIVKSSNGRNDVITYYDTLLKKVSSDRVTSILFSEFINIKKAIGGYCNGGL; from the coding sequence ATGCGACAGCCGCTCGTTATCATTACACTTTTCTATATCTATGGCATTGCCACCGCTGACCTGTTCCATTATTTCCCAATCAGCACAATGACAATTACCGTCCTGGTTCTTATAACCATCTCCGGCATCAACAGATACAGGGGGAAACCACTTCTTGTCCCCATACTAATTATGGTGACGGCAATTTCTTTTGGTTTCTCATATACGATTTACATGGAAAGAATCCCTGCCAACGACATTTCTAATTTTGCAAGTGGTGAAAAAATGACCATTACTGGAACAGTATCCGAGCCTGCAACACATTATTCACAAAGAGTTGTGGCAACCCTGAAGTCAGCGACGATACGAAAGGAGAATCACGAAGTGCCTGCAAGCGGAATGATCAGACTCACAATTTATGACCCTGAAACAGAGCTGGACTATGGCAATGAAATAAGATTCACAGGAAGACTTAAAAATATCCGCGGTTTTAAGAATCCATGCATGTTTGATTATGCAAATTATGTGTCTCGTAAAGGTATCAGGGCAGGGGCAAGCTCTGGCAAAAAAGAGGCGATTATCATAACCGGAGAAGCCGGTAACCCGATTATGAAAAAGATATACCGGTGGAGAGAGGAAATCCGCCTGTCCATCATCCATGGGCTTTCATTCCAGTCATCCGCTGTACTTCAGGCAATGATAATCGGGGCAACCGGTGACCTGACCCCTGAGTTGAGGGATAAATTTACAGCGGCAGGAGTCACCCACATACTCTCCATTTCAGGTTCTCATCTGGGTTTCGTTACATTCCTTGCCTTTTTCCTCACCAGATGCTTATTCACCCATTTACCTCACAGTTTATTCCTGCGAATGACCTTATATACAACCCCGTCAAAGATATCGGCAATTGCAACGATACCCCCGATAATCTTTTATTCGGTTCTATCAGGAGGAGAAACTGCCACAATAAGATCCCTGATCATGGCGATTGTCTTCTTGCTGGCCATCCTCATTGAAAGAGATGACGACCCGGTATGCACATTGGCAATGGCAGCCTTGCTTGTCCTAATCTGGGATCCGCAGGGATTATTTGATATATCGTTCCAATTATCATACACCGCAGTCTTATCCATGATTATAACTGTCAGCAGATACAATGACACAGGCGATGGAAAGGTTATCACAAAATGGCATAAGGTATGGCAGAGGAAGTTAATGCTTCTACTGCTGCTTACATTCAGCGCCACTGTCTCTACAACACCTATAGTCACACATTATTTCAATCAGATAACCTGGGCTGGTCTTCTGTCAAACATGATAATAATACCGTATGCTGGATTTACTATTGTACCCATTGGCCTTTTTACCAGCTGTCTTGGACTGATCCTGAATGTTGATGTAATCCCGCTTGCAAAATTTAACGAAATCCTTCTGACCCTTTTCCTGAAGATGACAGACATATTTGCAGGCCTCCCCTTTTCTGTCATACATACCCCTTCACCTGACATCATCTTCATCTTTTTTTCTTATCTGCTCCTTATTTCACTCTTCTACCTGAAACAAAGATGGGCAAAGATCACGTTATTAATCTCACTATTTCTAATTGCCGTTTTAATAGCCGGGCGGATGTTCAGCAAACCCGATAAAGAAATGATGCGCGTTACATTCCTTGATGTCGGGCAGGGAGACTCGGCCATTATAGAGTTTCCAGGCCGGAAGTTTATGGTAGTAGATGGCGGAGGAACCTTCAGTGACACATTCGATATAGGCAGAGCGGTGGTTGCTCCATATCTCTGGAACAAGGGAATACGAAGTATTGATTACATGGTACTTTCACACCCACAGAGAGACCATGTTGGAGGGCTAATATACTTACTGGATCAATTTCACGTCAGTGAGGTCTGGAGCAATGGAATAACCAGCCCTGCAACATATTTATTTGACAGGAGAATCAGGGAAAAGGGGATAAGACATCTGAAGGTAAATAATAATATGGAGCAGAAAACAATAGGGGGATGCAGTGTACAGATTCTTAATCCTCCTCCAGACATTTCAGGTTTTCAGACTGAAAATTCCAGATTGATTAATGATCTCTCTGTTGTTATGAAGATTACATGTAACGACAACTCTATTTTATTAACAGGGGACATTGAGAAAGAACAGATCAGAAAAATGGATGCAGGCAGGACGATTCTCAGGAGCAATATAATTAAGGTCCCCCATCACGGGGCACGGGGTTCCGTAGACAGCAATTTTATATCATACGTAAGACCGGACATTGCAGTTATATCGGCCGGATATCAGAACTCATACCACCATCCCTCTGCTGAAGCAATTTCTTTATACAAGAGGGCTGGTACGGCTATTTACCGCACTGATTTGGATGGAGCAATAATAGTGAAATCAAGTAATGGAAGAAATGATGTCATAACTTACTACGACACTCTCTTAAAGAAAGTTTCCTCAGACAGGGTGACATCAATACTATTCTCAGAATTTATAAATATTAAAAAAGCGATTGGAGGATATTGCAATGGGGGCTTATAA
- the tadA gene encoding Flp pilus assembly complex ATPase component TadA — MGAYKRIGELLEQVGIISIDSIDKVLAEQNGAHLRFGEILICKGLASEDDIAKTLSIQHGLKYYDVRNLAVMPDVLLLVPEDLAKRHSVLPVCIKDKTLHIITPDPLDMDAVKEIEFFSGMKIKTLIGSRSAITEAIRYHYRFESSVSEFKGLASPSGNIPAPETGGKSAPIIRLVNMLLSEAVENRASDIHIEPSGDSVAIRYRIDGALLEKTRIHSGIHGPLTSRLKILARLNIAERRLPQDGGFRLRLLEREIDVRISTLPVTGGEKTVIRILDNTQTTVSLENLGLSQHEYSTIQSLINRKKGIILVTGPTGSGKTTTLYAIINRIKSGMLNIVTVEDPVEYKIPGINQVHARSDIGLTFARSLRSILRQDPDVILIGEIRDEETAAIAFRAAMTGHLVLSTLHTNDSVSAITRLSDIGIPGHIMASTIIGIVAQRLVRKLCPHCGRDGNTQAACYYCNRTGFLGRTGIFEIFTITPAVREHIVSGGTETSVRKAAAESGMMNLFNDATAKVRQGITTEEEVYRVIDAAVLL; from the coding sequence ATGGGGGCTTATAAAAGGATCGGAGAACTGCTTGAACAGGTCGGGATAATAAGCATTGACTCCATAGATAAGGTACTCGCCGAACAAAATGGCGCTCACTTGAGATTCGGAGAAATTCTCATTTGCAAAGGACTGGCATCCGAGGATGACATAGCAAAAACACTCTCAATACAGCATGGGCTTAAATATTATGATGTGCGTAATCTCGCTGTCATGCCTGATGTTCTCTTGCTCGTTCCTGAAGATTTGGCAAAGCGGCATTCCGTACTGCCGGTATGCATAAAGGACAAGACCCTCCACATAATTACACCTGATCCCCTGGACATGGACGCTGTCAAAGAGATTGAATTCTTCAGTGGAATGAAGATAAAAACCCTTATAGGGTCAAGGTCTGCAATAACCGAAGCCATCAGATATCACTACAGGTTCGAATCATCCGTCTCAGAGTTTAAAGGATTGGCATCGCCCTCAGGAAATATCCCGGCGCCGGAAACCGGCGGCAAATCCGCACCGATTATCAGACTGGTAAACATGCTTCTTTCAGAGGCCGTTGAAAACAGGGCCAGTGACATACATATAGAGCCTTCCGGAGATTCTGTTGCTATACGGTACAGGATTGACGGAGCCCTGCTGGAGAAGACACGGATTCATTCAGGGATTCATGGTCCATTGACATCACGCCTTAAGATCCTCGCACGATTAAACATCGCAGAGAGGAGGCTTCCTCAGGACGGGGGTTTCAGATTAAGGCTTCTGGAAAGGGAGATTGATGTTCGGATTTCAACACTTCCGGTAACCGGTGGTGAAAAGACGGTAATTAGAATCCTTGATAACACGCAGACTACAGTATCGTTAGAGAACCTTGGCTTATCTCAACATGAATACAGCACGATTCAGAGTCTGATTAATAGAAAGAAAGGGATTATCCTGGTAACCGGCCCAACCGGAAGCGGTAAAACAACAACCCTTTACGCAATCATAAACAGGATTAAGTCCGGCATGCTCAATATTGTTACAGTGGAGGACCCCGTTGAATATAAGATACCCGGCATTAATCAGGTACATGCCAGGTCGGATATCGGCCTGACATTTGCCAGAAGCCTGAGATCCATCTTACGCCAGGACCCTGACGTTATATTGATAGGCGAGATCCGCGACGAAGAAACTGCTGCCATTGCTTTCAGGGCGGCCATGACAGGACATCTCGTACTAAGCACACTTCATACGAACGATTCCGTGTCAGCGATTACAAGGCTCAGTGATATAGGTATACCGGGACATATTATGGCATCCACTATTATCGGCATTGTTGCTCAGCGGCTGGTCAGGAAATTATGCCCGCATTGCGGCAGAGACGGTAATACGCAGGCCGCATGCTATTACTGCAACAGGACAGGCTTTCTTGGAAGAACCGGCATCTTTGAAATATTTACCATCACACCTGCCGTAAGGGAACACATAGTATCAGGTGGCACAGAAACGTCAGTTCGAAAGGCGGCAGCAGAATCCGGGATGATGAATCTATTTAACGATGCAACGGCTAAAGTGAGGCAGGGCATAACTACTGAGGAGGAAGTCTACCGAGTCATTGACGCCGCAGTTTTATTGTAA
- a CDS encoding DUF4149 domain-containing protein has protein sequence MIILLRFLHLLSLVVWIGGMIFLVVIGAPSIFKVLPRESAGDVLGEIFPKYWIMGYLCGGTALATVILLSFKEHLFPWGKIGLLILMTVLTLYLGLVEASRAREVRLQIRAEEDTVRRETLKKEFKVLHRKSVALNAVILICGLIVLFLMTDYKEPF, from the coding sequence ATGATTATTTTATTAAGATTTCTGCATCTGCTGTCGTTGGTAGTATGGATCGGGGGAATGATTTTCCTTGTCGTTATAGGCGCCCCAAGTATATTCAAGGTGTTACCAAGAGAAAGCGCCGGTGATGTTCTCGGCGAAATATTTCCCAAATACTGGATAATGGGTTATTTATGTGGCGGCACTGCCCTCGCAACTGTAATCTTGTTGTCATTTAAAGAGCATCTGTTTCCATGGGGCAAGATCGGACTCCTGATCCTGATGACTGTCCTGACACTCTATCTTGGGCTTGTTGAGGCTTCAAGGGCCAGAGAAGTGAGGCTCCAGATCAGGGCTGAAGAAGACACCGTCAGAAGAGAAACCCTTAAGAAGGAATTTAAAGTCCTTCACAGGAAGTCGGTTGCCCTGAATGCTGTAATACTGATATGCGGGTTGATTGTATTATTTCTTATGACAGATTATAAGGAACCATTTTAA
- a CDS encoding peptidyl-prolyl cis-trans isomerase, with translation MVMMVVSGEADAEDRNPVVLMETSAGNIKIELDQKNAPVSVNNFLSYVDDKFYDGTIFHRVISNFMIQGGGFTPDMQQKPTKAQIKNEAGNGLKNKRGTISMARTMVVDSATAQFFINVVDNDFLDHRDTSPQGFGYAVFGKVLEGMDVVDKIKGVKTGTKMGFGDVPVETVVIKSVRRAK, from the coding sequence ATGGTCATGATGGTAGTATCCGGAGAAGCTGATGCAGAGGACAGGAACCCGGTTGTACTGATGGAGACATCAGCTGGGAACATCAAGATTGAGTTAGACCAGAAAAATGCACCGGTAAGCGTAAATAATTTTCTGTCATATGTGGATGACAAGTTCTACGACGGGACGATATTTCACCGTGTCATATCAAATTTCATGATCCAGGGTGGCGGATTTACTCCGGATATGCAGCAGAAGCCAACAAAGGCACAAATAAAAAATGAGGCCGGCAACGGTTTAAAGAATAAGAGGGGTACCATCTCCATGGCAAGGACAATGGTAGTAGACAGCGCAACGGCCCAATTCTTTATAAATGTCGTAGATAACGACTTCCTGGATCACCGGGATACATCGCCTCAGGGTTTCGGTTACGCGGTGTTCGGCAAGGTACTGGAAGGAATGGATGTGGTTGACAAAATAAAGGGTGTAAAGACAGGCACTAAGATGGGATTCGGCGATGTCCCTGTGGAGACCGTTGTAATAAAATCTGTAAGAAGGGCAAAATAA